The following proteins are encoded in a genomic region of Bradyrhizobium sp. SK17:
- the pal gene encoding peptidoglycan-associated lipoprotein Pal translates to MNYLQGMKLVAVLAVALSMGACANKNPLDANGAIGGAATPGSQQDFVVNVGDRVFFESDQTDLSPQATATLDKQAQWLQTYNRYSFTIEGHADERGTREYNIALGARRAQSVRAYLASRGIDPSRMRTISYGKERPVAVCNDISCWSQNRRAVTVLNASS, encoded by the coding sequence ATGAATTATCTCCAGGGTATGAAGCTGGTTGCGGTTCTGGCGGTGGCGCTGTCGATGGGCGCCTGCGCCAACAAGAACCCGTTGGACGCCAATGGCGCGATTGGGGGCGCCGCGACCCCGGGTAGCCAGCAGGATTTCGTGGTCAATGTCGGCGATCGCGTGTTCTTTGAGAGCGATCAGACCGATCTGAGCCCGCAAGCGACCGCGACCCTCGACAAGCAGGCGCAGTGGCTGCAGACCTATAACCGCTATTCCTTCACCATCGAAGGACACGCCGACGAGCGCGGCACGCGCGAATACAACATCGCGCTCGGTGCCCGCCGTGCTCAGTCGGTCCGCGCCTATCTCGCCTCGCGCGGCATCGATCCGAGCCGCATGCGCACCATTTCCTACGGCAAGGAGCGCCCGGTCGCGGTCTGCAACGACATCTCTTGCTGGTCGCAGAACCGCCGCGCCGTCACCGTGCTGAACGCCAGCTCCTGA
- a CDS encoding acyl-homoserine-lactone synthase: MRSAAEAIKPATGRLADPLDQVDYRLAQTPEQKDEIYRLRYRAYLREGAIRASADERVVDQFDDAPNAWVFGVYLQGELCSSIRITVVTPEWRSSPTLDVFGDILLPKLDQGMVFIDSTRFVADPDKARNIPELPYVTVRLGSTAGVHFNADYGLAPVRPEHMAFYRRVFLHETWSEARLYPGLVKPVGLMASHLPSVRERVLARYPFLRSSAFERRMLFDREGQLQPDGIVRPFERASIVPNS; encoded by the coding sequence ATGAGGTCCGCGGCCGAAGCCATCAAGCCCGCGACAGGAAGGCTTGCGGACCCCCTCGATCAAGTCGACTACCGCCTCGCTCAGACACCGGAACAGAAAGACGAGATCTACCGGCTCCGCTATCGCGCCTATCTGCGCGAGGGCGCGATCCGGGCCTCGGCGGATGAGCGCGTGGTCGACCAGTTCGATGATGCGCCGAATGCCTGGGTGTTCGGGGTCTATCTGCAAGGCGAGCTCTGCAGCTCGATCCGCATCACGGTCGTGACTCCGGAATGGCGCTCCTCGCCGACGCTCGACGTGTTCGGCGACATACTGCTGCCGAAACTCGATCAGGGCATGGTCTTCATCGACTCCACGCGCTTCGTCGCGGACCCCGACAAGGCACGGAACATTCCGGAACTGCCGTATGTCACGGTGCGCCTCGGCTCGACCGCGGGCGTGCACTTCAATGCCGATTACGGCCTGGCGCCGGTGCGGCCCGAGCACATGGCGTTCTACCGGCGCGTGTTCCTGCATGAGACCTGGTCGGAGGCGCGGCTCTATCCCGGGCTGGTCAAGCCGGTCGGCTTGATGGCGTCGCATCTGCCGTCAGTGCGCGAACGCGTGCTCGCCCGGTATCCGTTCCTGCGCTCCAGCGCCTTCGAGCGGCGCATGCTGTTCGATCGGGAAGGCCAGTTACAGCCCGACGGCATCGTCCGGCCGTTCGAGCGCGCGTCGATCGTACCAAATTCCTGA
- a CDS encoding bifunctional diguanylate cyclase/phosphodiesterase — protein sequence MQFASQTGEPDRSMSPTISAALVDSLFMNPAPMIFGAFGPAIAGAVIAAVTGNLLSWLCVPLFIVVGLARALQMYRYQQRNSRLTIEESVTWEKRYRLGTIAYGISLGVWGVTVLLTTKDAAAHMLCVTTVVAYTSAGVGRTFGRPQIFHMHLLMSIGPLIAALMYVGGPYHIALALLSLVFFSAIRHLTSSLQRIYVNAWIAKEREAALAGQFDTALNNMPHGLCMFSADGRLAVMNHRFIEMMQLSDDFVQRGASAADICDACVLSGAISAAAAQQILYEIESSQRGDIITSDPDPGKNRSLDWTFQPMAGGGTVVLVEDITERKDAEARISHLARYDELTALPNRVNFRDEIVRLLAMQHCDHRSALLFVDLDQFKQVNDTLGHPCGDQLLCAVAERLREMLRPEDFVARFGGDEFVVFQQNIHSHEDAAALARRIVDRLSERYKIDNHLVEIGASVGIAMTAPGVSADTLLKNADMALYRAKADGRGTFCFFRDEMAQTVEARRILELDLRKALANEEFELFYQPLINLKSGKVSTCEALLRWNHPARGTVSPVDIIPVAEDMGLIVDLGRWILRKACMECMKWPEAVSVAVNFSPQQFHQRDVLSEVRYALEVSGLPAHRLEIEITESSLLHNTELTHDVLSQLRSLGVRISLDDFGTGYSSLSYLHNFPLQKVKIDRSFLEGIDSDRPLTLLRGVARLSADLGMSVVVEGIETNEQLELISADGAVTEAQGYLFSRPVPAVRIRQLLNASHGRRPDEQLHVVPSRSIA from the coding sequence ATGCAGTTTGCAAGTCAGACGGGAGAACCGGACCGGTCGATGTCGCCGACGATTTCCGCGGCGCTCGTCGATTCGCTGTTCATGAACCCCGCGCCCATGATCTTCGGCGCCTTCGGCCCCGCCATCGCGGGCGCCGTGATTGCGGCTGTCACCGGCAATCTGCTGTCCTGGCTGTGCGTACCGCTGTTCATTGTGGTCGGACTGGCGCGCGCGCTCCAGATGTATCGCTATCAGCAGCGCAATTCCCGGCTCACCATCGAAGAGTCCGTGACCTGGGAGAAGCGCTACCGGCTCGGCACCATCGCCTACGGCATTTCGCTCGGCGTCTGGGGCGTCACCGTCCTGCTGACGACCAAGGACGCTGCGGCGCATATGTTGTGCGTGACCACGGTTGTCGCCTACACGTCGGCGGGGGTCGGGCGGACCTTCGGCCGGCCGCAGATCTTCCACATGCATCTGTTGATGTCGATCGGTCCCCTGATCGCGGCACTGATGTATGTCGGCGGTCCCTATCACATCGCGCTCGCGCTGCTCAGCCTGGTGTTCTTCAGCGCGATCCGTCACCTCACTTCGAGCTTGCAGCGCATCTACGTCAATGCCTGGATCGCCAAGGAGCGCGAGGCCGCGCTGGCCGGCCAGTTCGACACCGCACTGAACAACATGCCCCACGGCCTGTGCATGTTCAGCGCCGACGGCCGGCTCGCGGTGATGAACCACCGCTTCATCGAGATGATGCAGCTGTCCGACGACTTCGTGCAGCGCGGTGCCAGTGCCGCCGACATCTGCGATGCGTGCGTGCTGTCCGGTGCGATCTCGGCGGCGGCGGCGCAACAGATCCTCTACGAGATCGAGAGCTCGCAGCGCGGCGATATCATCACCAGCGATCCGGATCCGGGCAAAAACCGCTCGCTCGACTGGACGTTCCAGCCGATGGCCGGTGGCGGCACGGTCGTGCTGGTCGAGGACATCACCGAGCGCAAGGATGCCGAGGCCAGGATCAGCCATCTGGCGCGCTACGACGAACTGACCGCGCTGCCCAACCGCGTCAATTTCCGCGACGAGATCGTCCGGCTGCTCGCCATGCAGCACTGCGACCATCGTTCCGCATTGCTGTTCGTCGACCTCGACCAGTTCAAGCAGGTCAACGACACGCTCGGCCATCCCTGCGGCGACCAGCTGCTTTGCGCGGTCGCGGAGCGGCTGCGCGAGATGCTGCGTCCTGAGGATTTCGTGGCGCGGTTCGGCGGCGACGAGTTCGTGGTGTTCCAGCAGAACATCCATTCGCATGAGGACGCCGCCGCGCTGGCGCGGCGCATCGTCGACCGCCTCAGCGAGCGCTACAAGATCGACAATCACCTGGTCGAGATCGGCGCCAGCGTCGGCATCGCGATGACCGCGCCGGGGGTCAGCGCCGACACGCTGTTGAAGAACGCCGACATGGCGCTCTACCGCGCCAAGGCCGACGGCCGCGGCACCTTCTGCTTCTTCCGCGACGAGATGGCGCAAACCGTCGAAGCCCGCCGCATTCTCGAGCTCGATCTGCGCAAGGCGCTCGCCAACGAGGAGTTCGAGCTGTTCTACCAGCCGCTGATCAACCTGAAGTCCGGCAAGGTCTCGACCTGCGAGGCGCTGTTGCGCTGGAACCATCCGGCGCGCGGCACCGTCTCTCCGGTCGACATCATTCCGGTCGCCGAGGATATGGGCCTGATCGTCGATCTCGGCCGCTGGATCCTGCGCAAGGCCTGCATGGAATGCATGAAGTGGCCCGAAGCGGTCAGCGTCGCGGTCAACTTCTCGCCGCAGCAGTTCCATCAGCGCGACGTGCTGAGCGAGGTACGCTACGCACTCGAGGTTTCCGGGCTGCCGGCGCACCGGCTCGAGATCGAGATCACCGAATCCTCACTGCTGCACAACACCGAGCTGACCCACGACGTGCTGTCGCAGCTGCGTTCGCTCGGCGTGCGGATCTCGCTGGACGATTTCGGCACCGGCTACTCGTCGCTCAGCTATTTGCACAATTTCCCGCTGCAGAAGGTCAAGATCGATCGCTCCTTCCTCGAAGGCATCGACAGCGACCGTCCGCTGACGCTGCTCCGCGGGGTGGCGCGGCTGTCGGCGGACCTCGGCATGTCGGTGGTGGTCGAGGGCATCGAGACCAATGAGCAGTTGGAACTCATCAGTGCCGACGGCGCGGTGACCGAAGCGCAAGGATACCTGTTCAGCCGGCCGGTTCCCGCGGTCCGCATCCGCCAACTGCTCAATGCCTCGCATGGCCGGCGGCCCGACGAGCAATTGCACGTGGTTCCGTCGCGCTCGATCGCCTGA
- a CDS encoding biopolymer transporter ExbD → MAMSMAGSGGGGRRGRGGRKPVMAEINVTPMVDVMLVLLIIFMVAAPLMTSNIDIDLPVASGGKSISSNQPPLTLSVKRTGGGCNSNVELYLGDAPVTAADFPAKIKAIGDARSDAEKVVYLRGDKDVCYTDMMKLLGEVRAAGFKANIVIIPEGG, encoded by the coding sequence ATGGCGATGAGCATGGCAGGGTCCGGTGGCGGCGGCAGGCGCGGCCGCGGCGGACGCAAGCCGGTGATGGCCGAGATCAACGTCACGCCGATGGTCGACGTGATGCTGGTGCTCCTGATCATCTTCATGGTGGCGGCGCCGCTGATGACCTCGAACATCGACATCGACCTGCCGGTCGCAAGCGGCGGCAAGTCGATCTCGTCGAACCAGCCGCCCTTGACGCTGTCGGTCAAGCGCACCGGCGGTGGCTGCAACTCGAATGTCGAGCTCTATCTCGGCGACGCGCCGGTCACGGCCGCCGATTTCCCGGCCAAGATCAAGGCGATCGGCGATGCGCGGTCGGACGCTGAGAAAGTCGTCTACCTGCGAGGCGACAAGGACGTCTGTTACACGGATATGATGAAATTGCTCGGCGAGGTCCGGGCCGCGGGATTCAAGGCGAACATCGTCATCATCCCGGAAGGCGGATAG
- a CDS encoding superoxide dismutase — translation MTFTLPDLPYAHDALAPYMSKETLEFHHDKHHQAYVTNGNNAIKGTEYEGKSLEEIVKTSFGKNAAVFNNAGQHYNHIHFWKWMKPNGGGSKLPGRLEKKINEDLGGFEKFKTDFAAAGVGQFGSGWAWLQVKGGKLEIAKTANGENPLVHGAVPILGVDVWEHSYYIDYRNRRPDYLKAFVDSLVNWDYVDELFGKAG, via the coding sequence ATGACCTTCACGCTACCCGATCTGCCCTACGCCCACGACGCCCTTGCGCCTTACATGTCCAAGGAAACGCTGGAGTTTCACCACGACAAGCACCACCAGGCCTACGTCACCAACGGCAACAACGCGATCAAGGGGACCGAATACGAAGGCAAGTCCCTCGAGGAGATCGTGAAGACCTCGTTCGGCAAGAACGCTGCCGTCTTCAACAATGCCGGCCAGCACTACAACCACATTCACTTCTGGAAGTGGATGAAGCCGAATGGCGGCGGCAGCAAGCTGCCCGGCCGGCTGGAGAAGAAGATCAACGAAGACCTCGGTGGCTTCGAGAAGTTCAAGACCGACTTTGCCGCCGCCGGCGTCGGCCAGTTCGGCTCCGGCTGGGCCTGGCTCCAGGTCAAGGGCGGCAAGCTCGAGATCGCCAAGACGGCGAACGGCGAGAACCCGCTGGTCCACGGCGCGGTGCCGATCCTCGGCGTCGACGTCTGGGAGCACTCCTACTACATCGACTACCGTAACCGCCGTCCGGACTATCTGAAGGCGTTCGTCGACAGCCTGGTCAACTGGGACTACGTCGACGAGCTGTTCGGCAAGGCCGGTTGA
- the tolB gene encoding Tol-Pal system beta propeller repeat protein TolB: MTFRLNRRQMISGMAAISAFAGAPFRPAIGQEGGRKQIPVPGGEFAPVPIAIPNFSAGTPGDTEVGVGVAQVITNNLKRSGLFAPIDQAAFLEKQVNIDAPPNLNNWKSVNAQALVVGRMTRQGNGRVKAEFRLWDVSTGQQLAGQSYDTSADYWRRIAHIISDQIYERMTGEKGYFDTRVVFVDESGAADRRVKRLALMDQDGANVRYLTRGADLVLTPRFSPSTQEITYMEFGQGDPRVYLLNIETGQREIVGNFPGMSFSPRFSPDGQRVIMSLQQGGNSNLFVMDLRSKSMTRLTDTPAIDTSPSYAPDGTRLCFESDRGGKPQIYVMPATGGQAQRISFGDGTYSTPVWSPRGDYIAFTKQGGGQFAIGIMKPDGSGERILTSGFHNEGPTFAPNGRVVMFFRDPGGNSGPSLFTIDVSGRNELRVPTPGFASDPAWSPLLS, translated from the coding sequence ATGACGTTTCGCCTCAACCGCCGCCAGATGATTTCCGGCATGGCCGCGATTTCCGCGTTCGCCGGCGCGCCGTTCCGTCCAGCCATCGGACAGGAAGGCGGGCGCAAGCAGATTCCGGTCCCCGGCGGCGAGTTCGCGCCGGTGCCGATTGCGATCCCGAATTTTTCGGCTGGTACGCCCGGTGACACCGAGGTCGGCGTCGGTGTCGCGCAGGTCATCACCAACAACCTGAAGCGCAGCGGCTTGTTCGCGCCGATCGATCAGGCGGCGTTTCTCGAGAAGCAGGTCAATATCGACGCGCCGCCGAACCTGAACAACTGGAAGAGCGTCAATGCGCAGGCGTTGGTCGTCGGGCGCATGACGCGCCAGGGCAACGGCCGTGTGAAGGCGGAATTCCGGCTCTGGGACGTCAGCACCGGCCAGCAGCTCGCCGGCCAGTCATACGACACGTCGGCGGACTACTGGCGCCGTATCGCGCATATCATCTCCGACCAGATCTACGAACGGATGACCGGTGAGAAGGGCTATTTCGATACCCGTGTCGTGTTCGTCGACGAGAGCGGCGCCGCGGATCGCCGCGTCAAGCGCCTCGCGCTGATGGACCAGGACGGCGCCAATGTGCGCTACCTGACCCGCGGCGCGGATCTCGTGCTGACGCCGCGCTTCTCGCCGTCGACCCAGGAGATCACCTATATGGAGTTCGGGCAGGGCGACCCGCGGGTCTATCTGCTCAACATCGAGACCGGCCAGCGCGAGATCGTCGGCAACTTCCCGGGCATGTCGTTCTCGCCGCGCTTCTCGCCCGACGGCCAGCGCGTCATCATGAGCCTGCAGCAGGGCGGCAACTCCAATCTGTTCGTGATGGATCTGCGCTCGAAGTCGATGACGCGGCTGACCGATACGCCGGCGATCGACACCTCGCCGTCCTACGCGCCGGATGGCACGCGGCTCTGCTTCGAATCCGATCGCGGCGGCAAGCCGCAGATCTATGTGATGCCGGCAACCGGCGGGCAGGCGCAGCGCATCTCGTTCGGCGACGGCACCTATTCGACGCCGGTGTGGTCGCCGCGCGGCGACTACATCGCCTTCACCAAGCAGGGCGGCGGGCAGTTCGCGATCGGGATCATGAAGCCGGACGGCTCGGGTGAGCGCATCCTGACCTCAGGCTTCCACAATGAGGGCCCGACCTTTGCGCCCAACGGCCGTGTCGTGATGTTCTTCCGCGATCCCGGTGGTAACAGCGGACCGTCGCTGTTCACCATCGACGTCTCCGGGCGCAACGAACTGCGGGTGCCGACCCCGGGCTTTGCCTCCGATCCCGCCTGGTCGCCGCTGTTGTCATGA
- a CDS encoding MATE family efflux transporter, whose amino-acid sequence MTIDASIDDARSAAATPASPVNQLLTAPILPTLLKLAVPNTIAMFGSTLVAVAETSYIGRLGTEPLAGIALVFPFAMLNQMMSAGAMGGGVSSAISRALGAGDRDRAADLALHAAIIGVGLGLFFTVMMLGFGRSFYALLGGHGGVLEQSLHYSQVLFSGAISIWLVNTLASVVRGTGDMRIPSMTLITVSMVQIAVGGVLGLGLFGVPGLGMRGVAAGQLTAFTLGAIFLAWYLASGRSRLKLDLSAFSFQRAMFLDILKVGAISCLSPLQSVLTILIFTKILAGFGTETLAGYGMGSRLEFLLIPIAFAVGVASVPMVGMAIGAGLVARARKVAWTAGTVAGLVVGLVGLVVALKPTLWIALFTNDPGVTAAASSYFALAGPGFGFFGVGVCLYFSSQGAAKVGGPVLAGTIRLLMVGIGGWWLAAASAPAWTLFALVGAAMVAFGLATIVSIRLTRWG is encoded by the coding sequence ATGACCATTGACGCCTCGATCGACGACGCGCGTTCCGCCGCGGCGACGCCGGCCAGTCCGGTCAATCAGTTGCTCACCGCGCCGATCCTGCCGACGCTGCTGAAGCTCGCTGTCCCCAACACCATCGCGATGTTCGGCTCGACTTTGGTCGCGGTGGCCGAGACCTCCTATATCGGCCGGCTCGGCACCGAGCCGCTGGCGGGCATCGCGCTGGTGTTTCCGTTCGCGATGCTGAACCAGATGATGTCGGCGGGCGCGATGGGCGGCGGCGTCTCTTCGGCGATCAGCCGCGCGCTCGGCGCCGGCGACCGAGACCGCGCTGCCGACCTGGCATTGCATGCGGCGATCATCGGGGTCGGCCTCGGCCTGTTCTTCACCGTGATGATGCTGGGCTTCGGCCGCAGCTTCTATGCGCTGCTCGGCGGCCATGGCGGCGTGCTCGAGCAGTCCCTGCATTATTCGCAGGTGCTGTTCTCCGGCGCGATCTCGATCTGGCTGGTCAACACGCTGGCGTCGGTGGTGCGTGGCACCGGCGACATGCGGATTCCCTCGATGACGCTGATCACGGTGTCGATGGTCCAGATCGCGGTCGGCGGCGTGCTTGGTCTCGGCCTGTTCGGCGTGCCCGGTCTTGGCATGCGCGGCGTCGCCGCCGGCCAGCTCACAGCGTTCACGCTCGGCGCGATCTTCCTTGCCTGGTATCTCGCCAGCGGCCGCAGCCGCCTGAAGCTCGATCTCTCCGCATTCAGCTTCCAGCGCGCGATGTTCCTCGACATCCTCAAGGTCGGTGCGATCTCCTGCCTGTCGCCGCTGCAAAGCGTGCTGACCATCCTGATCTTCACCAAGATCCTCGCCGGCTTCGGCACCGAGACATTGGCCGGTTACGGCATGGGTTCGCGGCTCGAATTCCTGCTGATCCCGATCGCCTTCGCGGTCGGCGTCGCCTCGGTGCCGATGGTCGGCATGGCGATCGGCGCGGGGCTCGTTGCACGGGCTCGCAAGGTGGCGTGGACCGCCGGTACGGTCGCGGGCCTCGTGGTCGGGCTGGTCGGACTTGTGGTTGCCCTCAAGCCGACGCTGTGGATCGCGCTGTTCACCAATGATCCCGGCGTCACCGCCGCCGCATCCTCCTATTTCGCACTGGCTGGGCCGGGCTTCGGCTTCTTCGGCGTCGGCGTCTGTCTTTATTTCTCGTCACAAGGCGCGGCCAAGGTCGGCGGCCCGGTGCTGGCCGGGACCATTCGCCTGCTCATGGTCGGCATCGGCGGCTGGTGGCTCGCCGCCGCGAGCGCCCCGGCCTGGACATTGTTTGCGCTGGTGGGCGCCGCGATGGTGGCGTTCGGCCTCGCCACGATCGTCTCGATCCGGCTGACCCGCTGGGGATAA
- the tolQ gene encoding protein TolQ, whose translation MNPADVAQSTLPLASSDVSLIALFWQAHWVVKCVMLGLLSCSVWVWAIAIDKILLYARTKRAMDKFEQAFWSGQSIEELYRALSAKPTQSMAACFVAAMREWKRSFESQSRSFAGLQARIDKVMNVSIAREVERLERRLLVLATVGSAGPFVGLFGTVWGIMSSFQSIAASKNTSLAVVAPGIAEALFATAIGLIAAIPATIFYNKFTSEVNRQAARLEGFADEFSAILSRQIDERG comes from the coding sequence ATGAATCCCGCCGATGTGGCCCAGTCGACTCTGCCACTGGCATCGAGCGATGTGTCGCTGATCGCATTGTTTTGGCAGGCCCATTGGGTCGTCAAATGCGTGATGTTGGGACTTCTGTCCTGCTCGGTGTGGGTCTGGGCGATCGCGATCGACAAGATCCTGCTCTACGCCCGCACCAAGCGTGCGATGGACAAGTTCGAGCAGGCGTTCTGGTCCGGCCAGTCGATCGAGGAGCTCTACCGGGCCCTCTCGGCCAAGCCGACCCAGTCGATGGCCGCCTGTTTCGTGGCGGCGATGCGGGAGTGGAAGCGCTCCTTCGAGAGCCAGTCGCGGTCCTTTGCCGGCCTGCAGGCCCGGATCGACAAGGTCATGAACGTCTCGATCGCCCGCGAGGTGGAGCGGCTGGAACGGCGGCTGCTGGTGCTGGCCACCGTAGGTTCGGCCGGCCCCTTCGTCGGCCTGTTCGGCACCGTCTGGGGCATCATGTCGAGCTTCCAGTCGATCGCTGCCTCGAAAAATACCTCCCTGGCCGTGGTGGCGCCGGGTATCGCGGAAGCGCTGTTTGCCACCGCGATCGGCCTGATTGCCGCAATTCCGGCGACTATTTTCTACAATAAGTTCACTTCGGAGGTGAACCGGCAGGCCGCGCGCCTGGAGGGGTTCGCCGACGAGTTCTCGGCCATCCTGTCGCGTCAGATCGACGAGCGGGGCTGA
- the crcB gene encoding fluoride efflux transporter CrcB: MGQATSYLLVFFGGGLGATLRHLINITCARCLGTAFPWGTFIINITGSTVMGLIAGYLAFKGEASQPWRLFLMTGILGGYTTFSAFSLDTALLYERGEVGLAVLYVLGSVLLSIAGLFAGLAIIRHLT; the protein is encoded by the coding sequence ATGGGGCAGGCGACAAGCTATCTTCTGGTGTTCTTCGGCGGCGGCCTCGGCGCGACGCTGCGGCATCTGATCAACATCACCTGCGCGCGCTGCCTCGGCACCGCGTTTCCCTGGGGCACCTTCATCATCAACATCACGGGTTCGACCGTGATGGGCCTGATCGCCGGCTATCTCGCCTTCAAGGGCGAGGCCTCGCAGCCCTGGCGGCTGTTCCTGATGACCGGCATTCTCGGCGGCTACACCACCTTCTCGGCGTTCTCGCTCGACACCGCATTGCTTTATGAGCGTGGCGAGGTTGGGCTGGCGGTGCTGTATGTGCTGGGCTCGGTGCTGCTCTCGATCGCGGGCCTGTTCGCAGGACTTGCGATCATCAGGCATTTGACCTGA
- a CDS encoding cell envelope integrity protein TolA, which translates to MKVKVDKTLAASIVLHVLVIGWGLVSFSTRAYVMPEEESVAVDVISSDQLSHVMAGQKDGKKENPKPLVDKVAEAKPVDDMVGKVEEKKPPVVTETAPQPTPKVEKPEDKKPDPPKKVENKPKEEPKPVEKKPDPVKPDPIAEAIKKEEKKPPPKPVQQAAKPPPEQKPKDRVFDQSKIAALLDKRDPTRAAATGDALNANAALGTARGKAADNSATWGAMFRQQVERCWKNKPYGSLEEQRTQVVIDVDLKRDGTLARMPVAEGTPATPYMRVYQESALRAIIDCQPYNLPAGWFEEWKAFAPVFKENNT; encoded by the coding sequence TTGAAGGTCAAGGTCGACAAGACTCTGGCGGCATCGATTGTCCTGCACGTCCTCGTGATCGGGTGGGGCCTCGTGTCGTTTTCGACCAGGGCGTATGTGATGCCCGAAGAGGAATCTGTTGCCGTCGACGTGATCTCGTCCGACCAGCTGTCCCACGTCATGGCCGGCCAGAAGGACGGCAAGAAGGAAAATCCCAAGCCGCTGGTCGACAAGGTCGCCGAGGCCAAGCCGGTCGACGACATGGTCGGCAAGGTCGAGGAGAAGAAGCCGCCGGTGGTGACCGAAACCGCGCCGCAGCCGACGCCGAAGGTGGAGAAGCCGGAAGACAAGAAGCCGGATCCGCCGAAGAAGGTCGAGAACAAGCCGAAGGAAGAGCCAAAGCCGGTCGAGAAGAAGCCCGATCCGGTGAAGCCCGATCCGATCGCGGAAGCGATCAAGAAGGAAGAGAAGAAGCCGCCGCCTAAACCGGTGCAGCAGGCTGCCAAGCCGCCGCCGGAGCAGAAGCCGAAGGATCGCGTGTTCGACCAGAGCAAGATCGCAGCACTGCTCGACAAGCGCGACCCGACGCGGGCCGCGGCGACCGGCGATGCGCTCAATGCCAACGCTGCGCTCGGCACCGCGAGGGGCAAGGCCGCCGACAACTCCGCGACCTGGGGCGCGATGTTCAGGCAGCAGGTCGAGCGCTGCTGGAAAAACAAGCCTTATGGCAGCCTTGAAGAGCAGCGGACCCAGGTGGTGATCGACGTCGATCTGAAGCGCGACGGCACTCTCGCGCGCATGCCGGTGGCCGAAGGCACTCCGGCAACGCCGTACATGCGTGTCTATCAGGAGAGCGCCCTGCGCGCGATCATCGACTGTCAGCCCTACAATCTGCCCGCGGGTTGGTTCGAAGAATGGAAAGCATTCGCGCCCGTGTTCAAAGAGAATAATACCTGA
- a CDS encoding GNAT family N-acetyltransferase, which produces MSIEIDILNGDASRQRAEPLLRAVWSPDVMKDKSWGDIKWAHADLRVLLDAPDDGGLACHVGIYFRTIIWNGHKVHVGGIGGVSTREDCRRRGYASLALDAAVHTIRANDAVKFAILFCEPHNFAFYEARGWHHFTGEVTCEQPSGTIRFEAMAPLVNDIVRAPRQGKIDLCGLPW; this is translated from the coding sequence ATGAGCATCGAAATCGACATTCTCAACGGAGATGCGTCACGGCAGCGCGCCGAGCCGCTGCTCCGGGCGGTCTGGAGCCCTGACGTCATGAAGGACAAATCCTGGGGCGATATCAAATGGGCTCACGCGGATTTGCGCGTGTTGCTCGACGCGCCTGACGATGGCGGCCTGGCTTGCCACGTCGGTATCTATTTCCGGACCATCATCTGGAACGGCCACAAGGTACATGTCGGCGGCATCGGCGGGGTCTCGACCCGCGAGGACTGCCGACGGCGTGGCTATGCGTCACTCGCGCTCGACGCCGCCGTGCACACGATTCGTGCCAATGACGCGGTGAAGTTTGCAATCTTATTCTGCGAGCCGCACAATTTCGCGTTCTACGAGGCCCGCGGCTGGCATCATTTCACCGGCGAGGTCACCTGCGAACAGCCGTCGGGGACGATCCGGTTCGAGGCCATGGCGCCGCTCGTCAACGACATCGTCCGCGCCCCGCGTCAGGGCAAGATCGACCTATGCGGCTTGCCATGGTGA